The following proteins come from a genomic window of Natrinema saccharevitans:
- a CDS encoding PAS domain S-box protein, protein MTERAESAGPPPWNEGDDRAARQWYRTLVETVDGGVIQLDAGDRIVAVDDALLELTGYTREALRGEHVSRLLEGADALEAVDAPLEFPVRTADGAAVPCTVRLGTVPADEDDRGSIALVRELDDASDTPSTAAGSPSPFEPITAVLEEADVGVFVLDDEFDIVWINDATERYFGIDAATVVGRDKTAVIDDVLSDRIAEPAQFADIVGATYDDNSDTERFECRVTPGEGLEERWLEHRSKPIRSGPYAGGRLELYYDVTERHRRAYQLRRLNEAVREWLGTGTRRAVAKQACRHLADILALEVNGVFLHEPADETLEPVAWTDPAAALLGEPPTFEAGEGIAWRVFETGAPEIYDDVTAAEDVYNPETPIRSEICLPIGDHGIAIIGSEERGAFDAADLSLAKIVASSLEATFDRISHEQRLERERVQTETLLRATPVAISVEDAEGETVLANRHAQTALGLADREPLGETELLAERTAVDADGEPIGPDRGPSARVRDTGEPVRDAELAIEAASGERTWLSITAVPVFGPDGDVERVVSAGEDITALKEQERRLQRRKHELESELSEILGRVSDAFYALDDEWRFTHVNDRAAELLGRSRDELLGRTVWDVFPGGMRSDLVDRYREAMATQEPVSWERYSESLEIWMEIQAYPSETGLSVYFRDISERKRRERQLEQYERIIETVEDGIYVLDADGRFTMVNDAYLELTGYDREELLGSHASLVVDERVMALARKIAADERDEPTVQADLETKSGDRRPIEATVTSVTTADRGRERIGVVRDVTERKARQHRLEASEQRYRTLAENFPNGLVALFDEDLRYTAIGGRLLGELGVDRETAIGQTIHERYGGDLLADVEPHFRAALEGEERSFGVTYRDRELRATTLPVRAGGDVTSGMIVIQDVTERVEYRRRLEQSNERLEQFAYAASHDLQEPLRMISSYLRLLEERCADDLDADGREFIDYAVDGAERLSEMIDGLLEYSRVETRGAPLEPLSLEDVLADVREDLQFRIEEEDAAVTVGSLPAVRGDAGQLRQVFQNLLANALEYNGDEPPEIHVGAERAGDRWAISVRDEGIGIDPEHQERIFRVFQRLHSHEDHPGTGIGLALCHRIVERHGGEITVDSEPGEGATFTVTLPAADGSAE, encoded by the coding sequence ATGACCGAACGGGCGGAATCAGCGGGCCCGCCACCGTGGAACGAGGGCGACGACCGGGCGGCCCGCCAGTGGTACCGAACGCTCGTCGAGACGGTCGACGGCGGCGTGATCCAACTGGACGCCGGCGATCGGATCGTCGCCGTCGACGACGCCCTTCTCGAACTGACTGGGTACACGCGCGAGGCGCTCCGGGGCGAACACGTTTCGCGGCTGCTCGAGGGTGCCGACGCGCTCGAAGCTGTCGACGCCCCGCTCGAGTTTCCCGTTCGGACGGCCGACGGGGCCGCTGTGCCCTGTACGGTTCGCCTCGGGACGGTTCCGGCCGACGAGGACGACCGGGGATCGATCGCGCTCGTCCGTGAACTCGACGACGCATCCGACACGCCGTCGACCGCCGCGGGATCGCCCTCGCCGTTCGAACCGATCACGGCCGTCCTCGAGGAGGCCGACGTCGGCGTCTTCGTCCTCGACGACGAGTTCGATATCGTCTGGATCAACGACGCGACGGAGCGGTACTTCGGGATCGACGCCGCGACCGTCGTCGGCCGGGACAAGACGGCGGTGATCGACGACGTGCTCAGCGATCGGATCGCCGAACCGGCCCAGTTCGCCGACATCGTCGGTGCGACCTACGACGACAACAGCGACACCGAACGGTTCGAGTGTCGCGTGACGCCAGGCGAGGGCCTCGAGGAACGCTGGCTCGAACACCGGAGCAAGCCCATCCGATCGGGGCCGTACGCCGGCGGACGGCTCGAACTCTACTACGACGTGACCGAGCGACACCGGCGGGCCTACCAGCTGCGGCGGCTCAACGAGGCCGTTCGGGAGTGGCTCGGAACCGGCACGCGACGGGCGGTCGCCAAGCAGGCGTGTCGCCATCTCGCCGACATTCTCGCGCTCGAGGTCAACGGCGTCTTCCTCCACGAGCCGGCCGACGAGACGCTCGAGCCCGTCGCCTGGACCGACCCAGCCGCGGCACTGCTCGGCGAGCCACCGACGTTCGAGGCGGGCGAGGGGATCGCCTGGCGGGTCTTCGAGACCGGCGCACCGGAAATCTACGACGACGTCACTGCTGCCGAGGACGTCTACAACCCCGAGACGCCGATCCGAAGCGAGATCTGTCTCCCGATCGGCGACCACGGGATCGCCATCATCGGGTCCGAGGAGCGGGGGGCCTTCGACGCTGCCGACCTCTCGCTGGCGAAGATCGTCGCCTCGAGCCTGGAGGCGACCTTCGACCGGATCAGCCACGAACAGCGCCTCGAGCGCGAACGGGTCCAGACCGAGACGCTGCTCCGGGCGACGCCGGTGGCGATCTCGGTCGAGGACGCCGAGGGCGAGACGGTGCTGGCGAACCGGCACGCACAGACGGCGCTCGGACTCGCGGATCGCGAACCGCTCGGCGAGACCGAACTGCTCGCCGAACGGACCGCCGTCGACGCCGACGGCGAGCCGATCGGCCCCGATCGCGGCCCGTCGGCGCGCGTCAGGGACACCGGCGAGCCGGTCCGCGACGCGGAGCTGGCGATCGAGGCGGCGTCGGGCGAGCGGACGTGGCTCTCCATCACGGCCGTCCCCGTGTTCGGCCCCGACGGCGACGTCGAACGGGTCGTCTCCGCCGGCGAGGACATCACGGCGCTGAAAGAACAGGAGCGCCGTCTCCAGCGTCGCAAACACGAACTCGAGTCCGAGCTGAGCGAGATCCTCGGGCGCGTCTCGGACGCCTTCTACGCGCTCGACGACGAGTGGCGATTCACCCACGTCAACGACCGCGCCGCGGAGCTACTGGGCCGCTCGCGCGACGAACTGCTCGGACGGACCGTCTGGGACGTGTTCCCCGGCGGGATGCGCTCGGACCTCGTCGACCGCTACCGGGAGGCGATGGCGACCCAGGAGCCGGTCTCGTGGGAGCGCTACTCCGAGTCGCTCGAGATCTGGATGGAGATCCAGGCCTATCCCTCCGAGACCGGGCTGTCGGTGTACTTCCGGGACATCTCGGAGCGGAAGCGGCGGGAACGACAGCTCGAGCAGTACGAACGGATCATCGAGACGGTCGAGGACGGGATCTACGTCCTCGACGCCGACGGCCGGTTCACGATGGTCAACGACGCCTACCTCGAGCTGACGGGCTACGACCGCGAGGAACTGCTCGGGAGCCACGCGTCGCTGGTCGTCGACGAACGCGTGATGGCTCTCGCGCGGAAGATCGCCGCCGACGAGCGCGACGAGCCGACCGTCCAGGCGGACCTCGAGACGAAATCGGGCGACCGGCGTCCGATAGAGGCGACGGTCACGTCCGTCACGACCGCCGACCGCGGGCGCGAGCGGATCGGCGTCGTCAGGGACGTCACCGAACGGAAGGCGCGACAGCACCGGCTCGAGGCGAGCGAACAGCGCTACCGGACCCTCGCCGAGAACTTCCCGAACGGGCTCGTCGCGCTGTTCGACGAGGACCTGCGGTACACGGCTATTGGCGGCCGCCTTCTGGGTGAACTCGGCGTCGACCGCGAGACCGCGATCGGCCAGACGATCCACGAGCGCTACGGCGGCGACCTGCTCGCGGACGTCGAACCCCACTTTCGGGCCGCACTCGAGGGCGAGGAACGGTCCTTTGGGGTGACCTACCGCGACCGGGAACTGCGCGCGACCACGCTGCCCGTCCGAGCAGGGGGCGACGTCACTTCGGGAATGATCGTCATTCAGGACGTCACCGAACGCGTGGAGTATCGGCGTCGACTCGAGCAGTCGAACGAACGCTTAGAGCAGTTCGCCTACGCCGCCTCCCACGACCTGCAGGAACCCCTGCGGATGATCTCGAGTTACCTCCGCCTGCTCGAGGAGCGGTGCGCCGACGACCTCGATGCGGACGGGCGGGAGTTCATCGACTACGCCGTCGACGGGGCCGAGCGCCTCTCGGAGATGATCGACGGCCTGCTCGAGTACTCCCGCGTCGAGACTCGCGGGGCTCCCCTCGAGCCGCTTTCCCTCGAGGACGTCCTCGCGGACGTCCGCGAGGATCTCCAGTTCAGAATCGAGGAGGAAGACGCCGCGGTCACGGTCGGGTCCCTGCCCGCGGTCCGGGGCGACGCCGGCCAGCTCCGGCAGGTGTTCCAGAACCTGCTCGCGAACGCCCTCGAGTACAACGGCGACGAGCCGCCGGAAATTCACGTCGGCGCGGAGCGAGCCGGCGACCGGTGGGCGATCTCGGTCCGTGACGAAGGAATCGGCATCGATCCCGAGCATCAAGAACGGATCTTCCGGGTCTTCCAGCGGCTCCACAGCCACGAGGATCATCCCGGGACGGGGATCGGCCTCGCGCTCTGTCACCGGATCGTCGAGCGCCACGGCGGCGAGATCACCGTCGACTCCGAGCCGGGCGAGGGCGCGACGTTCACCGTCACTCTGCCGGCCGCCGACGGGTCGGCCGAGTGA